Proteins co-encoded in one Bacillota bacterium genomic window:
- a CDS encoding NAD(P)-binding protein: protein MDKRILIIGAGPAGLGAGLALHDLGYENWKIYEKEDYVGGLSASFRDEMGFTWDLGGHVLFSNDEAFNAIFERVMEGEYLEHQREAWIRYKGSWVPYPFQNNLKYLPLHEQLLCLAGLAGTRLWPNRSAAADFEEWLQHTFGKGICRSFMIPYNRKVWSYDLHEMGYQWISQRVSVPSFWRLAGNVALRRDDIDWGPNNTFKFPSKGGTGNIFKRMSTNIKHKVDFGKNVIKISADMKKITTSDGQEDGYDILISTMPLDELVCALDEKDAALSNAAQGLKSNKVTVVGVGAKRTNPSTKCWMYFVDSGVPFYRMTNFSHYSPFNVPGGKTDHFSSLMCETSHVGDKGEDEIVERTIEALLSEGFLQGAEEVVSIYVKTLPKAYPIPTKDRDTRLSHIKAFLDCNDICSIGRFGTWKYEIGNMDHAVMMGYKTCERIIGEEVQ from the coding sequence ATGGATAAGAGAATCTTAATAATAGGCGCCGGGCCTGCGGGCTTGGGCGCTGGTCTGGCTTTACATGATCTAGGCTATGAGAATTGGAAGATATACGAGAAAGAGGACTATGTCGGCGGGCTTTCTGCCTCTTTCAGGGATGAGATGGGTTTCACTTGGGACCTCGGAGGCCACGTCCTATTCTCCAACGATGAGGCATTCAACGCTATCTTCGAGAGGGTAATGGAGGGCGAGTACCTTGAGCACCAGCGGGAAGCATGGATAAGATACAAAGGGAGCTGGGTCCCCTACCCATTTCAAAATAATCTGAAATATCTGCCCTTGCACGAGCAGTTATTATGCCTGGCGGGCTTAGCGGGTACTAGATTATGGCCAAACCGAAGCGCGGCGGCGGATTTCGAGGAATGGCTGCAACATACTTTCGGCAAGGGAATATGCCGGTCTTTTATGATTCCATACAACCGGAAGGTCTGGAGCTATGACCTGCACGAGATGGGGTATCAGTGGATCTCGCAAAGGGTGAGCGTGCCGAGTTTCTGGCGGCTGGCTGGGAATGTCGCGCTAAGAAGAGACGATATTGATTGGGGCCCCAACAATACCTTCAAGTTTCCGAGCAAGGGAGGAACGGGCAACATTTTTAAACGTATGTCAACAAACATAAAGCACAAGGTAGATTTTGGTAAGAATGTGATTAAAATCAGCGCCGATATGAAGAAGATAACGACTTCAGATGGCCAGGAAGACGGATACGACATTCTGATAAGCACTATGCCCTTGGATGAGCTTGTCTGCGCGCTTGACGAAAAAGATGCAGCGCTGAGTAATGCGGCACAAGGGCTCAAGAGTAACAAGGTGACTGTTGTGGGGGTAGGGGCTAAAAGAACAAACCCCTCTACCAAATGCTGGATGTATTTCGTCGACTCCGGCGTCCCTTTCTACCGTATGACGAACTTTTCGCATTATTCGCCGTTCAACGTTCCTGGGGGCAAGACTGATCATTTCAGCTCGCTTATGTGTGAGACATCCCACGTGGGCGATAAGGGAGAGGATGAGATCGTGGAAAGGACTATCGAGGCGTTGCTGTCAGAGGGATTTCTCCAAGGGGCGGAAGAAGTGGTCTCAATATACGTTAAGACTCTTCCCAAGGCTTACCCGATCCCAACTAAGGACCGAGACACGAGGCTATCTCATATTAAAGCGTTTCTAGATTGTAATGATATCTGTTCGATTGGTAGATTTGGCACCTGGAAATATGAAATAGGGAATATGGACCACGCTGTGATGATGGGCTACAAGACATGCGAGAGAATAATAGGTGAGGAAGTACAATGA
- a CDS encoding glycosyltransferase family 2 protein, translating into MSEQYPLVSIIIPNWNGAEHLDDLLDSISRLNYPTKSIEITIVDNASTDGSQNIIRNRFQIMQQQGWHALRLIENERNLGAPAAYNQAINASTPDCIFYLKLDNDIIIDRDCLKKMVNVMIMDEKIGAVGPKIYYFNDRNMLNFAGGTFDKLTCNTKHIGNGEIDRGQYDENREVDFLTGCVTLISRRCLEDVGMFDEKYYWYYDELDFLYRAKKKGWKILYIPIKGAWHKIENRKKQMSLLGSYYFTRNRLYFAWNNCRPFFIPVLVASLRYSILPHLLKMRWEYLKMNAIAYNDFFRGRMGEK; encoded by the coding sequence ATGAGCGAGCAGTATCCGCTTGTAAGTATAATTATTCCAAATTGGAATGGAGCTGAACACTTAGATGATTTACTAGATTCAATTTCAAGACTCAATTATCCAACAAAATCAATTGAAATTACTATTGTTGACAATGCTTCTACTGATGGATCTCAAAATATAATACGAAATAGATTTCAAATAATGCAACAACAAGGATGGCACGCACTGAGATTGATAGAAAACGAGAGAAACTTAGGTGCCCCCGCGGCTTACAATCAAGCAATAAATGCCAGCACGCCAGATTGTATTTTTTACTTGAAGCTGGACAATGACATAATAATCGATAGAGACTGCCTAAAAAAGATGGTTAACGTGATGATTATGGACGAAAAGATTGGAGCTGTTGGTCCGAAAATTTACTATTTCAACGATAGGAATATGTTAAATTTTGCAGGCGGAACATTCGACAAGCTGACCTGTAACACCAAACATATAGGGAACGGAGAAATCGATAGGGGGCAATATGACGAAAATAGAGAAGTAGATTTCTTGACTGGCTGTGTGACTTTGATATCAAGGCGATGTTTAGAGGATGTTGGTATGTTCGACGAGAAATACTATTGGTATTATGATGAATTAGATTTTCTATATAGGGCGAAGAAAAAGGGCTGGAAAATATTATATATACCAATTAAAGGAGCATGGCATAAAATAGAAAACAGGAAAAAACAAATGTCATTGCTTGGTTCCTACTACTTTACTAGAAACAGATTATACTTTGCATGGAACAATTGTCGGCCTTTTTTCATACCGGTGCTTGTTGCGTCGCTACGATATTCAATATTGCCACATTTATTGAAAATGAGGTGGGAATATCTCAAGATGAACGCAATTGCCTATAATGACTTTTTCAGAGGAAGAATGGGAGAAAAATAG